The Miltoncostaea oceani genome includes a region encoding these proteins:
- a CDS encoding aspartate aminotransferase family protein produces MIDETLVQREAAAVMPTYRRQHVAFVRGEGASLWDADGRRYVDCMAGISMNNVGHCHPAVVSAIAEQAGRLINVSNLYYTEPMVALAEWIRDHALGGRSFFCNSGAEASEAALKLARKHGGPGRTEVVALVDGFHGRTYGALSMTGQPSKQEPFAPLVPGVRHVDRDDPAGLEAAVGDRTCAIVLEIVQGECGVHPVPLEMIRLARELADRHGALLVIDEIQTGLSRTGPLFAFQDIGIVPDVMCLAKSLGGGVPIGAVTARPEFDAVLQPGDHGSTFAGGPLACAAALASCAVLADADLQQSVRVKGAALLADLEGLVTDGLATEARGRGLMTAVDLPLPRAAEVVESMLAEGYLVNNTSARTIRMLPPLVIDGDDLDALTVTLRRVLTAL; encoded by the coding sequence GTGATCGACGAGACCCTGGTCCAGCGCGAGGCGGCGGCGGTGATGCCGACGTACCGGCGTCAACACGTCGCGTTCGTGCGGGGCGAGGGCGCGTCGTTGTGGGACGCCGACGGCCGCCGGTACGTGGACTGCATGGCCGGCATCTCGATGAACAACGTCGGCCACTGCCACCCGGCGGTGGTGTCGGCGATCGCGGAGCAGGCGGGGCGCCTCATCAACGTCTCGAACCTCTACTACACCGAGCCGATGGTGGCGTTGGCGGAGTGGATCCGCGACCACGCCCTCGGCGGCCGGTCGTTCTTCTGCAACTCCGGCGCGGAGGCGAGCGAGGCGGCGTTGAAGCTCGCCCGCAAGCACGGCGGCCCGGGGCGCACGGAGGTGGTGGCGCTCGTCGACGGGTTCCACGGGCGGACGTACGGGGCGCTGTCGATGACGGGGCAGCCGTCGAAGCAGGAGCCGTTCGCGCCGCTGGTGCCGGGGGTGCGGCACGTGGACCGCGACGACCCCGCCGGGCTCGAGGCGGCGGTGGGGGACCGGACGTGCGCGATCGTGCTGGAGATCGTGCAGGGCGAGTGCGGCGTCCACCCCGTCCCCCTCGAGATGATCCGGCTGGCGCGGGAGCTGGCGGACCGCCACGGGGCCCTGCTCGTCATCGACGAGATCCAGACGGGGCTGTCGCGGACGGGCCCGCTGTTCGCGTTCCAGGACATCGGGATCGTCCCGGACGTGATGTGCCTCGCGAAGAGCCTCGGGGGCGGCGTCCCCATCGGGGCGGTCACCGCCCGCCCGGAGTTCGACGCGGTCCTGCAGCCGGGGGACCACGGCTCCACCTTCGCCGGGGGGCCCCTCGCGTGCGCCGCGGCCCTCGCCTCGTGCGCCGTCCTCGCCGACGCCGACCTGCAGCAGTCGGTGCGGGTGAAGGGCGCCGCCCTCCTCGCCGACCTCGAGGGGCTCGTCACGGACGGCCTCGCGACCGAGGCGCGGGGACGTGGCCTGATGACGGCCGTGGACCTGCCCCTCCCCCGCGCCGCCGAGGTGGTGGAGTCGATGCTCGCCGAGGGCTACCTCGTGAACAACACGTCGGCCCGGACGATCCGGATGCTCCCCCCGCTCGTCATCGACGGCGACGACCTCGACGCCCTCACCGTCACCCTCCGGAGGGTCCTCACCGCCCTCTGA
- a CDS encoding ATP-binding protein produces MNASSQQVLRDPMTHGVHSSLRVPADLTVVGFVRSAFACVLTREGWPTEGAGRVLLASTEAMTNAIEHGSPLGGAIGVEISVTHDATRIAVSDEGRPGATTPRLPASPPPPTSPRGRGLLIISRLADEVAVTAEGDGTLVTATFLRERRSATRATRRAA; encoded by the coding sequence ATGAACGCCTCCTCACAGCAGGTGCTCCGTGACCCGATGACGCACGGCGTCCACTCCAGCCTCCGGGTGCCGGCCGACCTCACGGTCGTCGGCTTCGTCCGCTCCGCGTTCGCGTGCGTCCTCACGCGGGAGGGGTGGCCCACCGAGGGCGCCGGCCGCGTGCTGCTCGCCTCCACGGAGGCCATGACCAACGCGATCGAGCACGGCTCGCCGCTCGGCGGCGCGATCGGGGTCGAGATCTCCGTGACGCACGACGCGACGCGCATCGCCGTCTCCGACGAGGGTCGCCCCGGCGCGACCACGCCGCGGCTGCCCGCCTCCCCTCCCCCGCCGACGAGCCCCCGCGGCCGCGGGCTGCTGATCATCAGCCGCCTGGCCGACGAGGTCGCCGTCACGGCCGAGGGCGACGGCACGTTGGTGACCGCGACGTTCCTCCGGGAGCGCCGGTCCGCCACCCGCGCCACGCGCCGGGCCGCCTAG
- a CDS encoding ester cyclase, whose translation MISTDTIALAATGIEAFNVADWDTMRDVCRPDVVYTETGTGRRLEGIEACLDAWREWRDAMPDVTGTIGRALAEGDLVAMEITWRGTHDGPLMSPQGALPATGSPVTLSATQWQTHRDGRIATIDHHLDILALLAQIGAMDS comes from the coding sequence ATGATCAGCACCGACACGATCGCCCTCGCCGCCACCGGGATCGAGGCGTTCAACGTCGCCGACTGGGACACGATGCGGGACGTCTGCCGCCCCGACGTCGTCTACACGGAGACCGGCACGGGCCGGCGGCTGGAGGGCATCGAGGCGTGCCTGGACGCCTGGAGGGAGTGGCGCGACGCGATGCCCGACGTCACCGGCACGATCGGGCGCGCCCTCGCCGAGGGCGACCTGGTCGCGATGGAGATCACCTGGCGGGGGACCCACGACGGACCCCTCATGAGCCCCCAGGGGGCCCTGCCCGCCACCGGGAGCCCCGTGACCCTGTCCGCGACCCAGTGGCAGACCCACCGCGACGGCCGGATCGCGACGATCGACCACCACCTCGACATCCTCGCGCTGCTGGCGCAGATCGGGGCGATGGACTCCTGA
- a CDS encoding ABC transporter permease: protein MLRLIVRGILARKLRTALTSVAIVLGVAMVAGTFILTDQINTAFDDIFETGNSKIDAVVSRQTEFDSFDDPAPPMPESVVDRVAGVDGVALAEGQVSAQGQLVVDGDVVSSQGGAPAIVVSNVSPEINPSVAIEGRLPENPGEVAVIKDVFDREDLQVGQAVGLATAVGTQPVTLVGTFRYGDVESIGGATVVLVTLGDAQRWFDRDGQVTNVFATADPGIGENDLANRIRAVLPADLEVETAAENAQAQSDDISGEISGFLTPALLAFAGVALFVGAFIIFNTFSITVAQRVREFGMIRTLGASRGQVMRNVVGEALLIGIVASLVGLAAGVGIAWGILALFDAIGFGLPAAGIEVAPRTIVAALLVGVVVTVVAAVGPALRATRVPPIAAVQEGAGLPPGRFSKYTPYLAGVLLAAGIALFVYGLAGGLGATEALQVLGLGAVLVFLGVGALARFIVRPLARAIGAPIEALAGTTGRLARANATRNTARTAATAAALMIGVGLVAFVAIFAAGLKDSFTGAIDRTLQGDLILQTDNFTAFPAAAEQVVDSTPGVRASQFLRFPEIRTDPGGSQFLNTIDPATASEVFDFDWRGDASDALFARLGRDGALIETNLADSTGLNTGDRFTVTTNRGESAQFTVLGEYRDPVLFTGITVSSEAADALDVPPDPSVGVVLLDEGADVAAIQRQLTERMDADFPTVNVQSNAEFKEEFEGQIDQLLALLYALLAISLIISLFGIVNALVLSIYERTREIGMLRAIGTTRRQMRAMVRYESIITAVIGGVLGILIGILFAWVLTQGLADQGIEFALPVGTLIIFLVLAIVAGVLAAVLPARRAARLKPLDALHFE, encoded by the coding sequence GTGCTCCGCCTGATCGTCCGCGGGATCCTCGCCCGCAAGCTGCGCACCGCGCTGACCTCGGTGGCGATCGTCCTCGGCGTCGCGATGGTCGCGGGGACCTTCATCCTCACCGACCAGATCAACACCGCGTTCGACGACATCTTCGAGACCGGCAACTCGAAGATCGACGCGGTGGTGTCGCGGCAGACGGAGTTCGACTCGTTCGACGACCCGGCGCCGCCGATGCCGGAGTCGGTCGTCGACCGCGTCGCCGGGGTGGACGGCGTCGCCCTCGCCGAGGGCCAGGTGAGCGCCCAGGGCCAGCTCGTCGTGGACGGCGACGTCGTGTCGTCGCAGGGCGGGGCGCCGGCGATCGTCGTCTCGAACGTCTCCCCCGAGATCAACCCGAGCGTGGCGATCGAGGGCCGCCTCCCCGAGAACCCGGGGGAGGTCGCCGTCATCAAGGACGTGTTCGACCGCGAGGACCTGCAGGTCGGGCAGGCGGTCGGCCTCGCCACGGCGGTCGGCACGCAACCGGTGACGCTCGTCGGCACGTTCCGGTACGGCGACGTGGAGTCGATCGGCGGCGCGACCGTCGTGCTGGTGACGCTGGGCGACGCGCAACGGTGGTTCGACCGCGACGGCCAGGTCACGAACGTCTTCGCGACGGCGGACCCGGGCATCGGCGAGAACGACCTCGCGAACCGGATCCGGGCGGTCCTGCCGGCGGACCTGGAGGTCGAGACGGCCGCCGAGAACGCCCAGGCGCAGAGCGACGACATCTCCGGTGAGATCTCCGGCTTCCTGACGCCCGCCCTGCTGGCGTTCGCGGGCGTGGCGCTGTTCGTCGGCGCGTTCATCATCTTCAACACGTTCTCCATCACGGTCGCCCAGCGGGTGCGGGAGTTCGGGATGATCCGGACGCTCGGCGCGAGCCGGGGCCAGGTGATGCGGAACGTGGTGGGCGAGGCGTTGCTGATCGGGATCGTGGCGTCGCTCGTCGGTCTCGCCGCGGGCGTCGGGATCGCGTGGGGCATCCTCGCGCTGTTCGACGCGATCGGCTTCGGGCTGCCGGCCGCGGGCATCGAGGTGGCGCCGCGGACGATCGTCGCCGCCCTGCTCGTCGGCGTGGTGGTGACGGTGGTCGCCGCGGTGGGTCCGGCGTTGCGCGCGACGCGGGTGCCGCCGATCGCGGCGGTGCAGGAGGGCGCCGGCCTGCCGCCGGGGCGCTTCTCGAAGTACACCCCGTACCTGGCGGGTGTGCTCCTCGCAGCGGGGATCGCGCTGTTCGTCTACGGCCTCGCCGGCGGGCTCGGTGCGACGGAGGCGCTGCAGGTGCTGGGGCTGGGCGCGGTGCTCGTGTTCCTCGGGGTCGGTGCGCTGGCGCGCTTCATCGTGCGGCCCCTCGCCCGGGCGATCGGCGCCCCGATCGAGGCCCTCGCGGGCACCACGGGGCGGCTGGCGCGCGCGAACGCGACCCGCAACACGGCGCGGACGGCGGCGACGGCGGCGGCGTTGATGATCGGCGTCGGCCTGGTCGCGTTCGTCGCGATCTTCGCGGCGGGCCTGAAGGACTCGTTCACGGGGGCGATCGACCGCACCCTCCAGGGCGACCTGATCCTCCAGACCGACAACTTCACGGCGTTCCCGGCCGCGGCGGAGCAGGTGGTGGATTCGACGCCGGGGGTGCGGGCCTCCCAGTTCCTCCGGTTCCCCGAGATCCGGACGGACCCGGGTGGCAGCCAGTTCCTCAACACCATCGACCCGGCGACAGCGTCGGAGGTGTTCGACTTCGACTGGCGCGGCGACGCCTCGGACGCGCTGTTCGCCCGCCTCGGGCGGGATGGCGCGCTGATCGAGACGAACCTCGCGGACTCGACGGGGTTGAACACGGGTGACCGGTTCACGGTGACGACGAACCGCGGCGAGTCGGCGCAGTTCACGGTGCTCGGCGAGTACCGCGACCCGGTCCTGTTCACGGGCATCACGGTGTCGTCGGAGGCCGCGGACGCGCTCGACGTGCCCCCGGACCCGTCCGTCGGCGTGGTCCTCCTCGACGAGGGCGCGGACGTCGCCGCGATCCAGCGGCAGCTGACGGAGCGCATGGACGCCGACTTCCCCACCGTGAACGTGCAGTCGAACGCGGAGTTCAAGGAGGAGTTCGAGGGCCAGATCGACCAGCTCCTCGCCCTCCTCTACGCGCTCCTCGCGATCTCCCTGATCATCTCCCTGTTCGGCATCGTCAACGCCCTCGTCCTCAGCATCTACGAGCGGACCCGCGAGATCGGGATGCTCCGGGCGATCGGCACGACGCGGCGCCAGATGCGGGCGATGGTGCGGTACGAGAGCATCATCACCGCCGTCATCGGCGGCGTCCTCGGGATCCTCATCGGGATCCTGTTCGCGTGGGTCCTGACGCAGGGCCTCGCCGACCAGGGGATCGAGTTCGCCCTCCCCGTCGGGACCCTGATCATCTTCCTCGTACTCGCGATCGTCGCCGGCGTCCTCGCCGCCGTCCTCCCCGCCCGCCGCGCCGCACGCCTCAAGCCCCTGGACGCCCTCCACTTCGAGTAG
- the argB gene encoding acetylglutamate kinase encodes MAENTPPSTDRSRADLEPRVEVLLEALPYIREFAGATIVIKYGGAAMTTPELKASFARDVALLKLVGMNPVIVHGGGPDISRYSDRLGLEVRFVQGLRVTDAPTMELVKMVLVGKINKEIVAQLHVAGAPAVGLAGDDGGLILAEKASSPDADLGFVGRVAAIDPHVLERLRDFVPVVASVGVDKDGQSYNINADTVAGRLAAALGARKAIFLTDVEGIFRDVRDPASLISECRLDDLRDLMASGSIGAGMIPKLAAVSDALESGVGAAHVVDGRVPHSVLVEIFTETGIGTKVTA; translated from the coding sequence ATGGCCGAGAACACGCCCCCCAGCACCGACCGCTCGCGCGCCGACCTCGAGCCGCGCGTCGAGGTGCTGCTCGAGGCGCTCCCGTACATCCGGGAGTTCGCGGGCGCGACGATCGTGATCAAGTACGGCGGCGCCGCGATGACGACGCCGGAGCTGAAGGCGTCGTTCGCGCGTGACGTGGCGCTGCTGAAGCTCGTCGGCATGAACCCCGTGATCGTCCACGGCGGCGGCCCCGACATCTCGCGCTACTCGGACCGCCTCGGCCTGGAGGTCCGGTTCGTCCAGGGGCTGCGGGTCACCGACGCGCCGACGATGGAGCTGGTGAAGATGGTCCTCGTCGGCAAGATCAACAAGGAGATCGTCGCCCAGCTCCACGTCGCGGGCGCCCCGGCCGTCGGCCTGGCGGGCGACGACGGCGGCCTCATCCTGGCGGAGAAGGCGTCGAGCCCGGACGCGGACCTCGGGTTCGTGGGGCGGGTCGCGGCGATCGACCCCCACGTGCTGGAGCGGCTCCGCGACTTCGTGCCGGTGGTGGCGTCGGTCGGCGTCGACAAGGATGGCCAGAGCTACAACATCAACGCGGACACGGTCGCCGGGCGGCTGGCGGCGGCGTTGGGCGCGCGGAAGGCGATCTTCCTCACCGACGTGGAGGGCATCTTCCGGGACGTCCGCGACCCGGCGAGCCTGATCAGCGAGTGCCGCCTCGACGACCTCCGCGACCTGATGGCCTCCGGGTCGATCGGCGCGGGGATGATCCCGAAGCTCGCCGCGGTGTCCGACGCCCTCGAGTCGGGGGTCGGCGCCGCCCACGTGGTGGACGGACGCGTGCCCCATTCGGTGCTCGTCGAGATCTTCACGGAGACGGGGATCGGGACGAAGGTGACGGCGTGA
- a CDS encoding metal ABC transporter ATP-binding protein has translation MTPARDIPALEISHLTVSYGARPVLWDVDAAFPAGAMSAIVGPNGSGKSTLLRAALGLVPADAGRATILGHPAREAMRRVAYVPQREAVDWDFPITVREVVEMGRYPAAGWIRRLRREDRGIVDAALERTGMTGFARRQIGQLSGGQRQRVFVARALAQQAELLVLDEPFAGIDARTEAALLGLLAELRDREGRSIVMVHHDLQTVRDVVDHVLLLNVRAIASGPTAEIMTPENLRRAYGGGDPSEDAREAEGAPWAR, from the coding sequence ATGACACCCGCCCGGGACATCCCCGCGCTCGAGATCTCCCACCTGACCGTGTCCTACGGGGCGCGCCCGGTGTTGTGGGACGTCGACGCCGCGTTCCCGGCAGGCGCCATGTCAGCGATCGTCGGGCCGAACGGCTCCGGCAAGTCGACCCTCCTGCGGGCGGCGCTCGGGCTCGTCCCCGCCGACGCCGGACGGGCGACCATCCTCGGCCACCCGGCCCGCGAGGCGATGCGCCGCGTGGCGTACGTGCCACAGCGCGAGGCCGTGGACTGGGACTTCCCGATCACGGTCCGGGAGGTCGTCGAGATGGGCCGCTACCCCGCGGCGGGCTGGATCCGCCGCCTGCGCCGCGAGGACCGCGGCATCGTCGACGCGGCCCTGGAGCGGACGGGCATGACCGGGTTCGCGCGGCGTCAGATCGGCCAGCTCTCCGGCGGCCAGCGGCAGCGCGTCTTCGTGGCCCGGGCCCTCGCCCAGCAGGCCGAGCTGCTGGTGCTCGACGAGCCGTTCGCCGGCATCGACGCCCGCACCGAGGCCGCCCTCCTCGGCCTGCTCGCCGAGCTGCGCGACCGGGAGGGACGCTCGATCGTGATGGTCCACCACGACCTGCAGACCGTCCGCGACGTCGTCGACCACGTGCTGCTGCTCAACGTCCGGGCGATCGCGAGCGGCCCGACGGCCGAGATCATGACGCCCGAGAACCTGCGCCGCGCCTACGGCGGAGGCGACCCGTCGGAGGACGCGCGCGAGGCCGAGGGGGCGCCGTGGGCGCGGTGA
- a CDS encoding cation diffusion facilitator family transporter, protein MLTHRAAVGGGGLAGSVTWRTPGPPSGSVGPIGHHHDHHGHDHGHADRSRDARALGLVLALTAGFAVLEVVGGLISGSVALIADAAHMASDAGSLALALGAVWLARRPPTARMSFGWRRAEILAALANGVALVAVGFWVVVESASRLGDPPAIDAVPTLWIGAAGLVVNVVGATILFRSGGGSLNVRAALLHVLADLLGSVGVVVAALLVLGPGWEIADPVAGLVIGALVLLGSWRVLRESLAVLLEAAPEGLDVDEIGRAMAAAPGVREVHDLHVWTITSGFPALSAHVLVEHAEDCHARRRELAAMLEADFHIHHTTLQVEHSHDEARLHGVRRTT, encoded by the coding sequence ATGCTGACACACCGGGCGGCCGTCGGGGGCGGCGGATTGGCGGGATCCGTCACGTGGAGGACGCCCGGCCCGCCGTCTGGCAGCGTTGGGCCCATCGGCCACCACCACGACCACCACGGGCACGACCACGGCCACGCCGACCGGTCGCGCGACGCGCGCGCCCTCGGGCTCGTCCTCGCGCTGACCGCCGGGTTCGCGGTGCTCGAGGTCGTCGGCGGCCTCATCTCCGGCAGCGTCGCCCTCATCGCCGACGCCGCGCACATGGCGTCCGACGCCGGGTCCCTCGCCCTCGCCCTCGGGGCCGTGTGGCTCGCGCGCCGGCCGCCGACGGCCCGCATGAGCTTCGGCTGGCGGCGCGCCGAGATCCTCGCCGCCCTCGCCAACGGCGTCGCCCTCGTCGCCGTCGGGTTCTGGGTCGTCGTCGAGTCCGCGAGCCGCCTCGGCGACCCGCCCGCCATCGACGCCGTCCCTACCCTCTGGATCGGCGCCGCCGGCCTCGTCGTCAACGTCGTCGGCGCGACCATCCTCTTCCGCTCCGGCGGCGGCAGCCTCAACGTGCGCGCCGCCCTGCTGCACGTCCTCGCCGACCTCCTCGGCTCCGTCGGGGTCGTCGTCGCCGCCCTCCTCGTCCTGGGACCGGGGTGGGAGATCGCCGACCCCGTCGCCGGCCTCGTCATCGGTGCGCTCGTGCTGCTCGGGTCGTGGCGGGTGCTGCGGGAGTCGCTCGCCGTGCTGCTGGAGGCCGCGCCCGAGGGACTCGACGTCGACGAGATCGGCCGGGCGATGGCCGCCGCGCCGGGGGTGCGGGAGGTGCACGACCTCCACGTGTGGACGATCACCTCCGGCTTCCCCGCCCTCAGCGCCCACGTCCTCGTCGAGCACGCCGAGGACTGCCACGCCCGGCGGCGCGAGCTCGCGGCGATGCTGGAGGCCGACTTCCACATCCACCACACCACCCTCCAGGTGGAGCACAGCCACGACGAGGCCCGACTCCACGGGGTGCGCCGCACGACCTGA
- a CDS encoding metal ABC transporter permease: MGAVIDLIPLPYTDAVVVLGAMVLGIAAGVLGAFAVLPQRSLVGDALAHSALPGVAVAFLVTGAKDPASLLVGAAIAGMIGALMMVGIERTSRIRPDAAIGVVLSSFFSLGVVLLTYISGTGNAQQAGLETYLFGQAAGLLERDVAVMAGLAAAAVACVAIAFRPLKVSVFDRDFAASVGLPVRLLELGTTALLVVAIVIGLRAVGAILMVAMLIVPTVAARQFTHRLALLLPLAGAIGAGVGITGALLSSRAEVPTGPVIVLTGTVVVLAAVLLAPGRGVLWQGARRRGERRAARSAGVLVDLETAVHAGAPPTLDELAMSGARPRREVRRGVRDLDRAGLIERDGDRLRLSEAGAAAAHAALEGRRLWSAWLEHGWRLGLPDAREPDPRDLRGSLGDEMTDRLLTLAGEGAR; this comes from the coding sequence GTGGGCGCGGTGATCGACCTCATCCCCCTCCCCTACACCGACGCCGTCGTCGTGCTCGGCGCGATGGTGCTGGGGATCGCGGCGGGCGTGCTCGGCGCGTTCGCCGTGCTGCCCCAGCGGAGCCTCGTCGGCGACGCCCTCGCCCACTCCGCCCTGCCGGGCGTCGCCGTCGCGTTCCTCGTGACGGGCGCGAAGGACCCGGCGTCGCTGCTGGTCGGCGCCGCCATCGCCGGGATGATCGGGGCGTTGATGATGGTGGGCATCGAGCGCACCAGCCGCATCCGCCCGGACGCCGCGATCGGCGTGGTGCTGTCGAGCTTCTTCTCCCTCGGCGTGGTGCTCCTCACCTACATCAGCGGGACCGGCAACGCCCAGCAGGCCGGCCTCGAGACGTACCTGTTCGGCCAGGCCGCCGGCCTCCTCGAGCGCGACGTCGCCGTCATGGCGGGCCTCGCCGCGGCGGCGGTCGCCTGCGTCGCGATCGCGTTCCGCCCCCTCAAGGTGTCCGTCTTCGACCGCGACTTCGCGGCGTCGGTCGGGCTCCCCGTCCGGCTGCTGGAGCTGGGCACCACCGCCCTGCTCGTCGTCGCGATCGTCATCGGCCTGCGCGCCGTCGGCGCGATCCTGATGGTCGCGATGCTGATCGTCCCGACCGTCGCGGCCCGGCAGTTCACCCACCGCCTCGCGCTGCTGCTGCCCCTGGCCGGCGCCATCGGCGCCGGCGTCGGCATCACCGGCGCCCTGCTCTCCTCCCGGGCCGAGGTCCCGACCGGACCGGTGATCGTCCTGACGGGCACCGTCGTCGTGCTCGCCGCGGTGCTGCTGGCGCCGGGCCGGGGCGTGCTCTGGCAGGGGGCGCGGCGCCGTGGCGAGCGTCGCGCGGCCCGCAGCGCGGGCGTGCTCGTGGACCTGGAGACCGCCGTCCACGCGGGGGCGCCGCCCACCCTCGACGAGCTCGCGATGTCGGGCGCGCGACCGCGCCGCGAGGTGCGCCGCGGCGTGCGCGACCTCGACCGGGCGGGGCTGATCGAGCGTGACGGGGACCGCCTGCGCCTCAGCGAGGCCGGCGCCGCCGCCGCACACGCCGCGCTGGAGGGGCGCCGCCTGTGGTCGGCGTGGCTCGAGCACGGATGGCGCCTCGGGCTGCCGGACGCCCGCGAGCCCGACCCGCGCGACCTGCGCGGCTCCCTCGGCGACGAGATGACCGACCGCCTGCTGACGTTGGCCGGGGAGGGCGCGCGATGA
- a CDS encoding ABC transporter ATP-binding protein, with protein sequence MTEVTPPSADGAGPREGLAVSARGLTKRYGSGDAEVHALRGVSVDFPKGQFAAIMGPSGSGKSTLMNILAGLDTPTEGSVMIDGTEITTLKDKQLTLLRREKVGFVFQFFNLLPMLTAEENLELPMAIAGRKIDPAWEKELVSAVGLDDRRRHRPSELSGGQQQRVALARGLISRPAVLFADEPTGNLDSSTSEEMLRLLRRSVDEFGQTIVMVTHDGRAATFADRVLFLRDGEIVEDRGHLEADAVYDVVKSLE encoded by the coding sequence ATGACAGAGGTGACCCCGCCGTCCGCGGACGGCGCCGGGCCGCGCGAGGGCCTCGCGGTCTCGGCGCGCGGCCTGACGAAGCGCTACGGCAGCGGGGACGCCGAGGTCCACGCCCTCCGCGGTGTCTCGGTCGACTTCCCGAAGGGCCAGTTCGCCGCGATCATGGGGCCATCCGGCTCCGGCAAGTCGACGCTGATGAACATCCTCGCGGGGCTCGACACGCCCACCGAGGGCAGCGTGATGATCGACGGCACCGAGATCACGACCCTCAAGGACAAGCAGCTGACGCTGCTGCGCCGCGAGAAGGTCGGGTTCGTCTTCCAGTTCTTCAACCTGCTGCCGATGCTGACGGCCGAGGAGAACCTGGAGCTGCCGATGGCGATCGCGGGGCGCAAGATCGACCCGGCGTGGGAGAAGGAGCTGGTGAGCGCCGTCGGCCTGGACGACCGCCGGCGCCACCGCCCGTCGGAGCTGTCCGGCGGCCAGCAGCAGCGGGTCGCGCTGGCGCGTGGGCTCATCTCCCGCCCCGCGGTGCTGTTCGCCGACGAGCCCACCGGCAACCTCGACTCCTCGACGTCGGAGGAGATGCTGCGCCTGCTGCGGCGGTCCGTCGACGAGTTCGGCCAGACGATCGTGATGGTCACCCACGACGGCCGCGCCGCGACGTTCGCCGACCGCGTGCTGTTCCTGCGCGACGGCGAGATCGTCGAGGACCGCGGGCACCTCGAGGCCGACGCGGTGTACGACGTCGTGAAGTCGCTCGAGTAG
- a CDS encoding argininosuccinate synthase codes for MPEHRPTPPVAGYLAQPHEVHRVVLLYSGGLDTSVMLKWIQDEYDAEVIALCIDLGQPADDFDAVRQKALDLGAVESLVVDAREEFARDYVAPAIRANARYQGGYPLFTSLGRPLLAKLACDAAREHSADTIAHGCTGKGNDQVRIEATIATLAPDLKVIAPVREWQMGRDEEIAYAIEHGIPISSSVERPYSIDDNLWGRSSEGGVIEDLDQPPPDDVFQLVTHPTLAPDRPEDIRIGFRDGLPVSLDDEELPLVELIRRVAEVACRNGVGILDHIEDRVVGLKVRDLYEVPAATVILDAHRELEKLVCTGRENHLKPTLDALWAQLAYEGLWYEPLLDDINAFMERVNRKVEGVITMRLYKGSATAVTRSSPNAIYDRSLATFNADASFSQGAAPGFIELFSLQSRMAYRIAQERDLG; via the coding sequence GTGCCCGAGCACCGTCCCACCCCGCCCGTCGCGGGTTACCTCGCGCAGCCCCACGAGGTCCACCGCGTCGTGCTGCTCTACTCGGGTGGGCTCGACACCTCGGTGATGCTGAAGTGGATCCAGGACGAGTACGACGCCGAGGTGATCGCCCTCTGCATCGACCTCGGGCAGCCCGCCGACGACTTCGACGCCGTCCGGCAGAAGGCCCTCGACCTCGGGGCCGTGGAGAGCCTCGTCGTCGACGCGCGGGAGGAGTTCGCCCGCGACTACGTGGCGCCCGCCATCCGCGCGAACGCCCGCTACCAGGGCGGGTACCCGCTGTTCACGTCGCTGGGGCGCCCGCTCCTCGCGAAGCTGGCGTGCGACGCCGCCCGCGAGCACTCGGCCGACACGATCGCCCACGGCTGCACCGGCAAGGGCAACGACCAGGTGCGCATCGAGGCGACCATCGCCACCCTCGCGCCCGACCTCAAGGTGATCGCGCCCGTCCGCGAGTGGCAGATGGGCCGCGACGAGGAGATCGCCTACGCCATCGAGCACGGCATCCCGATCTCGTCGTCGGTGGAGCGCCCGTACTCGATCGACGACAACCTCTGGGGCCGCAGCAGCGAGGGCGGCGTCATCGAGGACCTCGACCAGCCGCCGCCCGACGACGTCTTCCAGCTCGTCACCCACCCGACCCTCGCCCCGGACCGCCCGGAGGACATCCGGATCGGGTTCCGCGACGGCCTGCCCGTCAGCCTCGACGACGAGGAGCTGCCGCTGGTCGAGCTGATCCGCCGCGTCGCGGAGGTCGCCTGCCGCAACGGCGTCGGCATCCTCGACCACATCGAGGACCGCGTCGTCGGCCTGAAGGTGCGCGACCTCTACGAGGTCCCCGCCGCCACGGTGATCCTCGACGCCCACCGCGAGCTGGAGAAGCTCGTCTGCACGGGCCGCGAGAACCACCTGAAGCCGACGCTCGACGCCCTCTGGGCGCAGCTCGCCTACGAGGGGCTCTGGTACGAGCCGCTGCTCGACGACATCAACGCGTTCATGGAGCGGGTCAACCGCAAGGTGGAGGGCGTCATCACGATGCGGCTCTACAAGGGGTCCGCGACGGCCGTGACCCGCAGCTCGCCGAACGCGATCTACGACCGCAGCCTCGCCACGTTCAACGCCGACGCCTCCTTCTCCCAGGGCGCGGCGCCGGGCTTCATCGAGCTCTTCTCGCTGCAGAGCCGCATGGCGTACCGGATCGCCCAGGAGCGTGACCTCGGATGA